The following coding sequences are from one Candidatus Eremiobacterota bacterium window:
- a CDS encoding methyltransferase domain-containing protein has translation MAIRTKTGLEEVKAVYGGPEGVLWKLIMGEQIHLGGFQSSMDLAERAGIQSGMRGIDLCCCNGAGMRFLVRFRGVSTMLGVDATPQMVELGKRLCEEEGMSEKITFHLSDCTSSGLPGQMADFIWGEDAWCYVVDKAKLISEAARMVEPGGIIAFTDWVEGKPGLTDKEAERYFAFMKFPNVESLEGYGKLLEKSGCEVVTALDTGRFAPCVDLYIQMLSRQLTYDALKIISFNKGMMEFLAGEMAFMKTLTDSGKIAQGLIVARKK, from the coding sequence ATGGCGATCAGGACAAAAACAGGGCTCGAGGAAGTAAAGGCCGTATACGGAGGCCCCGAGGGGGTGCTCTGGAAGCTTATCATGGGCGAGCAGATTCACCTCGGGGGGTTCCAGTCCTCGATGGACCTTGCGGAGCGTGCGGGGATCCAGAGCGGCATGAGGGGCATCGATCTCTGCTGCTGCAACGGCGCCGGCATGAGATTCCTCGTGAGGTTCCGCGGCGTTTCCACCATGCTCGGTGTTGACGCCACGCCACAGATGGTAGAGCTCGGGAAGCGCCTCTGCGAGGAGGAGGGCATGTCGGAGAAAATAACCTTTCATCTTTCAGACTGCACCTCGAGCGGCCTGCCAGGGCAGATGGCCGATTTCATCTGGGGAGAGGATGCATGGTGCTATGTCGTTGACAAGGCAAAGCTCATCTCCGAAGCGGCGCGGATGGTGGAGCCGGGGGGGATCATCGCCTTCACCGACTGGGTCGAGGGGAAGCCGGGGCTCACGGACAAAGAAGCCGAGCGTTATTTTGCCTTTATGAAATTCCCCAATGTGGAGAGCCTTGAAGGGTATGGGAAGCTTCTTGAAAAGAGCGGATGCGAGGTCGTCACTGCTCTCGATACGGGCCGCTTTGCTCCCTGTGTCGATCTCTACATCCAGATGCTGAGCAGGCAGCTCACCTATGACGCCCTCAAGATCATCTCCTTCAACAAGGGAATGATGGAGTTCCTCGCCGGCGAGATGGCTTTCATGAAAACCCTCACCGACTCGGGAAAGATTGCCCAGGGCCTTATAGTCGCCAGAAAGAAGTAG
- a CDS encoding secretin N-terminal domain-containing protein — protein sequence MAYRMMLRTVIAFVLVAIVAGGAVEAQELKMVKLSYARAADLLPVVKSFLSKDGMIIVDERLNAFMIKDNPESLAKVLGIISALDVKTPMVSLEVSFSGSGSRSLSGVDLSIYARSADKGTAAVVTGSELQSQAQYSSTGTYMVMATSGTPTKLLFSETVPVAIYRPLYDYAVRNGYLAQSMVIENVQSGFFAIPRVGAGDIITLDIMPGFSCRSQGNPLLVRFTAAQTSVCLKDGQPMTIGLVSGKEQALTDAIFGSLGMAGSSDFSITVTARIVDR from the coding sequence ATGGCCTACAGGATGATGCTCAGGACCGTGATTGCCTTTGTGCTGGTGGCAATTGTGGCAGGCGGCGCCGTGGAAGCGCAGGAGCTCAAGATGGTGAAGCTTTCCTATGCCAGGGCCGCAGACCTCCTTCCCGTGGTGAAGTCCTTTCTCTCAAAGGACGGCATGATTATCGTCGATGAGAGGCTCAACGCCTTCATGATCAAGGATAATCCCGAGAGCCTCGCCAAGGTGCTTGGCATCATCTCGGCGCTGGATGTGAAGACGCCGATGGTCTCCCTGGAAGTGTCGTTCAGCGGGAGCGGCTCGAGAAGCCTGAGTGGCGTCGATCTCTCTATTTATGCCAGGTCAGCAGACAAGGGAACTGCCGCCGTCGTAACCGGCAGCGAACTGCAGAGCCAGGCGCAGTACAGCAGCACCGGCACCTACATGGTGATGGCCACCTCAGGGACGCCGACAAAGCTGCTTTTTTCCGAGACAGTCCCCGTTGCGATTTACCGCCCGCTTTATGACTATGCCGTAAGGAACGGCTACCTGGCTCAGTCCATGGTGATAGAAAACGTGCAGTCGGGGTTCTTCGCCATTCCCCGAGTGGGCGCCGGGGATATCATCACCCTCGACATAATGCCGGGCTTCAGCTGCAGGAGCCAGGGGAATCCCCTCCTCGTGAGGTTCACGGCGGCCCAGACTTCAGTGTGCCTGAAGGACGGGCAGCCGATGACCATAGGCCTGGTATCGGGGAAAGAGCAGGCCCTTACCGACGCGATTTTCGGGAGCCTGGGGATGGCGGGCTCCAGCGATTTTTCCATAACGGTCACTGCGAGGATAGTGGACCGCTGA
- a CDS encoding GspE/PulE family protein, whose protein sequence is MAINEKFRLLTSQIDITTFEGFVQVALRLGASDIHFEPMEHDLRVRVRIDGELEEVARMNHSASSSKPHPIIVQIKARSELNLKSRVPEDGRCEIWADDALLSIRVSTIPQVFGEKIVVRLFDKSKVAELHCLGFRDHNLGLLKQMVEKNSGIVLVTGPTGSGKTTTLYTILNYLNNPHRNLITVEDPVEYFLPGINQIQVDPKGGVTFDTALRAILRQDPDILMVGEIRDRETADIAFHAALTGHLVLSTVHANDTIGAIMRVFDLGVPTVLAAQAMNGIISQRLVSHLCPKCRVCSVHPPLDGILTYEPKGCDFCHSTGVRGRQGVQELLVFSDTFRKIMSSTFNSEELLMIALKEGMETLKQDALVKTTEGSISYRDALAITDESLDRIMPLMKIAFPVDADF, encoded by the coding sequence ATGGCTATAAATGAGAAATTCAGGCTGCTCACCTCCCAGATAGACATCACCACCTTTGAGGGCTTTGTCCAGGTCGCCTTACGGCTCGGGGCAAGCGACATCCATTTTGAGCCCATGGAGCATGACCTGAGGGTGAGGGTGCGAATTGACGGTGAGCTCGAGGAGGTGGCGAGAATGAACCACTCCGCCTCGTCGTCGAAGCCCCATCCCATCATCGTCCAGATTAAGGCCCGCAGCGAGCTGAACCTCAAGTCAAGGGTCCCGGAAGACGGCAGGTGCGAGATATGGGCTGACGATGCCCTCCTCAGCATCAGGGTATCAACGATACCCCAGGTCTTTGGCGAGAAGATTGTCGTGCGCCTCTTCGACAAGTCAAAGGTGGCAGAGCTTCACTGCCTGGGCTTCCGGGACCATAACCTTGGCCTCCTCAAGCAGATGGTGGAGAAGAACTCAGGGATAGTCCTTGTCACGGGCCCCACGGGCTCAGGCAAAACCACGACTCTATACACCATACTCAACTATCTGAACAACCCGCACAGGAACCTCATTACCGTCGAGGACCCCGTGGAATACTTCCTCCCGGGGATCAACCAGATACAGGTCGATCCCAAGGGCGGCGTGACCTTCGACACGGCGCTGAGGGCCATCCTGAGACAGGACCCCGATATACTCATGGTAGGCGAGATCAGGGACAGGGAAACGGCTGATATCGCATTCCACGCTGCTCTTACAGGCCACCTGGTCCTGTCAACAGTCCACGCCAATGACACTATCGGCGCTATTATGAGGGTTTTTGACCTTGGGGTGCCTACGGTCCTCGCGGCGCAGGCGATGAACGGCATCATATCCCAGCGGCTCGTAAGCCATCTCTGCCCGAAGTGCCGGGTCTGCAGCGTCCACCCTCCCCTTGACGGCATTCTGACCTATGAGCCGAAAGGGTGTGATTTCTGTCACTCCACCGGCGTGAGGGGCAGGCAGGGAGTCCAGGAGCTGCTTGTATTCAGTGATACTTTCAGAAAGATTATGAGCAGCACCTTCAACAGCGAGGAGCTTCTCATGATAGCCCTCAAGGAAGGCATGGAGACCCTGAAGCAGGATGCCCTCGTGAAGACAACCGAGGGCTCCATAAGCTACCGTGACGCACTGGCGATAACTGATGAGTCCCTTGACAGGATCATGCCTCTGATGAAGATTGCCTTCCCTGTGGATGCTGATTTCTAG
- a CDS encoding GAF domain-containing protein — protein sequence MKKDKKKSLPPWRKEEEETYRSRTAVLSLGILAAVILLLYLAGIKLIGGTAGIVLILTASAVLLELLAVEVLSLGYASPSLPLYLTSLIILGNPSLTVAIALISLTVLTIVRNRQPSWHRIFDLSSGIFIIMAVSFAFSRLHGSQDTIAPGILVPLAGALIVYALLFYGTGLLAKGLLEEDQGKAWLATRGKLIALNLLAAPLSLLTASFYLICAAIPWSILVMLPPLLALRPALDFLTRSHILKNQVEREALIQDLDKRLQTEEGLNRLLNKDLKQKVDELTIFYEMNQQFSGRFNHEKAYDIMLSIIRKLIDYDSCIILSVEKEKPSLRRIISPYRETFVLSRLLECPDEPLTKVLEGKEPLLIAEVGDDELSRRFFRDEKSIMCIPLVVRNDLVGIIYVGTKKEGNYNAESFHKLTTLGYFAANALFISQLSEHGRPAENPHPRGAS from the coding sequence TTGAAAAAGGATAAAAAAAAGAGCCTGCCGCCCTGGAGAAAAGAAGAAGAAGAGACGTACAGGTCAAGGACCGCCGTCCTCTCTCTTGGCATACTTGCGGCCGTCATTCTGCTGCTTTACCTCGCCGGGATAAAGCTTATCGGGGGGACTGCGGGGATTGTCCTTATCCTCACCGCTTCCGCAGTGCTCCTGGAGCTGCTGGCCGTGGAAGTACTCTCCCTCGGCTATGCGAGCCCCTCCCTTCCCCTCTACCTTACCTCGCTCATCATTCTCGGGAATCCCTCACTTACCGTGGCCATTGCCCTTATATCCCTCACCGTCCTCACCATCGTGAGGAACCGCCAGCCTTCCTGGCATCGCATCTTTGACCTCTCATCGGGGATTTTTATCATAATGGCGGTCTCCTTTGCCTTCAGCAGGCTCCATGGGAGCCAGGACACCATTGCCCCGGGGATTCTTGTTCCTCTCGCCGGCGCGCTCATTGTATACGCTCTCTTATTCTATGGGACGGGACTGCTTGCAAAGGGCCTGCTCGAGGAGGATCAGGGAAAAGCCTGGCTGGCCACGAGGGGCAAGCTCATTGCCCTTAATCTCCTGGCAGCACCATTAAGCCTTCTCACGGCATCCTTTTACCTCATATGCGCCGCCATTCCATGGAGCATTCTCGTCATGCTTCCTCCCCTTCTCGCTTTGAGGCCGGCCCTTGACTTTCTCACCAGAAGCCACATCCTGAAGAACCAGGTGGAGCGTGAGGCGCTCATCCAGGATCTGGACAAGAGGCTCCAGACTGAGGAAGGCCTGAACAGGCTCCTGAACAAGGACCTGAAGCAGAAAGTCGATGAGCTCACGATTTTTTACGAGATGAACCAGCAGTTCAGCGGGCGCTTCAACCATGAGAAGGCTTATGATATCATGCTCTCCATAATAAGAAAGCTCATTGATTATGATTCCTGCATCATCCTCTCAGTAGAGAAGGAGAAGCCTTCCTTACGGAGGATAATCTCACCTTACAGGGAGACCTTTGTGCTCTCCCGCCTGCTTGAATGCCCCGATGAGCCCCTCACCAAGGTCCTGGAGGGCAAGGAGCCCCTTCTCATTGCCGAGGTTGGTGACGATGAGCTCTCACGGAGGTTTTTCAGGGATGAAAAATCCATCATGTGCATTCCCCTGGTGGTCAGAAACGATCTTGTGGGAATCATATACGTGGGGACGAAAAAGGAAGGCAACTACAATGCCGAGAGCTTCCACAAGCTCACCACCCTCGGCTATTTCGCGGCGAATGCCCTCTTTATCTCCCAGCTTTCTGAGCATGGGCGCCCTGCAGAAAATCCTCACCCCCGGGGAGCGTCGTGA
- a CDS encoding protein kinase: protein MKEHILARGEILKERYRIESVIGRGAYGVVYLAGDLHVAGAAWAVKEMWEGALSGDERAEALELFEKEASLLSELNHTGIPKVVDHFSLGMRHYMVMEYIEGATIDKVAERPDPKTAAGWAIKICDILEYLHGHEPSPVIFRDLKPSNILMTPRGRLSLIDFGIARLFNPGKTKDTHVMGTPGFSPPEQYGTGQSDTRSDIYSLGATLYSLLSGEDVAQFRFSFPPLSKYNPAVTPALEAIVGKCLAANPGDRYQSVRELRDHLKAFEEGKASLPPPAVTRSLASPSPAKHSSLPPVLWIWILYFAVLFLKSHDYEMLIYALLGLMVIFLASLLLIVVSYATGKSTLRNGTLVSLLLAGVFIVLIPNFVRATGSHGGQLTACKSNLKNLGTAMEMYSTDNAGRYPPALSFVTPNYLKVIPTCASAGESTYRYIYTVIPDTYTLWCSGSFHKSVTNKQDFPQYDSVQGLIE, encoded by the coding sequence GTGAAAGAACACATACTCGCCCGGGGAGAAATCCTCAAGGAGCGCTACCGTATAGAGAGTGTCATCGGAAGAGGCGCTTACGGCGTTGTGTACCTCGCCGGCGATCTCCATGTCGCCGGCGCTGCCTGGGCCGTGAAGGAGATGTGGGAGGGAGCCCTCAGCGGCGATGAGCGTGCCGAAGCGCTTGAGCTCTTTGAAAAGGAAGCTTCCCTTCTCTCCGAGCTTAACCATACGGGAATCCCCAAGGTCGTTGATCACTTTTCACTTGGCATGCGCCATTACATGGTGATGGAGTACATAGAAGGCGCCACCATCGACAAGGTGGCAGAGAGGCCTGACCCAAAGACCGCGGCGGGATGGGCGATAAAAATCTGTGACATTCTCGAGTACCTCCACGGCCATGAACCCTCGCCGGTGATATTCAGAGACCTCAAGCCTTCCAATATCCTTATGACCCCCCGGGGCAGGCTCTCTCTCATTGACTTCGGCATCGCGCGCCTCTTCAATCCCGGCAAGACGAAGGATACCCATGTCATGGGGACTCCCGGCTTTTCGCCGCCCGAGCAGTACGGCACGGGCCAGTCCGACACCCGCAGCGACATATACTCACTTGGAGCGACCTTATACAGTCTGCTCTCCGGCGAGGACGTGGCGCAGTTCAGGTTTTCCTTCCCGCCCCTCTCGAAGTACAATCCCGCCGTGACCCCTGCCCTTGAAGCCATCGTGGGGAAATGCCTTGCCGCCAACCCTGGAGACAGATACCAGTCGGTAAGGGAATTGAGGGATCACCTGAAAGCCTTTGAGGAGGGGAAGGCCTCTCTGCCGCCTCCCGCCGTGACCCGGTCGCTGGCTTCCCCATCCCCTGCGAAGCACTCCAGTCTGCCGCCTGTGCTCTGGATCTGGATTCTATATTTTGCAGTATTGTTTTTAAAGAGTCATGATTATGAGATGCTGATCTATGCTCTCCTTGGCCTTATGGTCATTTTCCTGGCCTCCCTCTTGCTGATAGTAGTCAGTTATGCGACAGGAAAAAGCACTCTTCGGAACGGTACCCTGGTAAGCCTTTTGCTCGCAGGGGTCTTTATAGTCCTCATCCCTAATTTTGTGAGGGCCACGGGGTCCCATGGAGGTCAGCTCACGGCCTGCAAGAGCAACCTGAAGAACCTGGGCACCGCGATGGAGATGTATTCGACGGACAACGCGGGGCGCTACCCTCCGGCTCTTTCCTTTGTGACGCCAAATTATCTTAAAGTAATTCCCACATGCGCTTCAGCAGGGGAGAGCACCTACCGCTATATCTATACCGTCATTCCTGATACCTATACATTGTGGTGCTCGGGAAGCTTTCATAAAAGTGTGACAAATAAACAGGACTTTCCCCAGTATGACTCCGTTCAGGGACTTATAGAATAG
- a CDS encoding PQQ-like beta-propeller repeat protein, protein MEIRPSEIRTPQSVRIEQAARPDLQDSPPEAPAQGCLNDRLAPSPPPPMDLARASALISETTGKMEELWREKPSKWIDNITINDEGTLFAEGAGETCLISADGSAKGKISGYSGCVNGLAPGPGNTLFVATNQGDPDGIFAFDGTTGREKWHRDAKGDTFFGGVTPSPDGTLFASITPYQGSSAEDRLVALDGGSGETAWQFRAGGRIQGKPLLGPENTVILGSHDHKLYSLDRKTGKKRWDFDSGGPIACGIIHGPDGTIIGITREGSLFAVDGVSGAGKWAVPTGEKGYTSGAPACSADGTVFVITPDTEGVLKAFDGRTGALRWEDRREKWVKASLVADGEGTLYVGCKDSEKVILYDGATGRVKEEIKVGEQVDALAYDDERKVLYCGTSDGSVIAFSRPGAGEPAENVTAEAPGNGRPELQDEEDFIVIDSLRLPKKKQGL, encoded by the coding sequence ATGGAAATAAGGCCCTCAGAGATAAGAACCCCCCAGTCGGTCCGGATTGAACAGGCAGCGAGACCGGACCTTCAGGATTCGCCACCGGAAGCTCCGGCTCAGGGCTGCCTCAATGACCGCCTCGCGCCATCTCCGCCCCCGCCCATGGACCTGGCGAGGGCTTCTGCGCTCATTTCCGAGACCACGGGAAAAATGGAGGAGCTCTGGAGGGAGAAGCCTTCGAAGTGGATTGACAACATCACGATAAATGACGAGGGAACTCTCTTTGCCGAAGGCGCCGGTGAGACCTGCCTGATCTCCGCCGACGGCTCGGCGAAAGGGAAGATAAGCGGCTACAGCGGCTGTGTCAACGGACTCGCCCCGGGTCCCGGCAACACCCTCTTTGTGGCGACGAACCAGGGCGACCCTGACGGCATCTTTGCCTTTGACGGAACCACCGGCAGGGAAAAATGGCACCGCGACGCCAAGGGAGATACTTTTTTCGGCGGCGTCACCCCTTCGCCTGACGGCACGCTTTTTGCCTCGATTACCCCCTATCAGGGAAGCTCCGCGGAAGACCGCCTTGTGGCCCTTGACGGGGGGAGCGGAGAGACGGCCTGGCAGTTCAGAGCGGGCGGGAGAATACAGGGAAAACCCCTGCTTGGTCCCGAAAACACGGTGATTTTGGGCTCCCATGATCACAAGCTTTATTCCCTTGACCGGAAGACAGGAAAAAAGCGCTGGGATTTCGATTCCGGCGGGCCCATCGCCTGCGGTATAATACACGGTCCCGACGGCACCATAATCGGCATCACCAGGGAGGGCAGTCTCTTTGCTGTTGACGGCGTGAGCGGCGCCGGGAAATGGGCTGTCCCGACAGGGGAGAAGGGATACACGTCAGGTGCGCCGGCCTGCAGCGCCGACGGCACAGTCTTCGTCATCACCCCCGATACCGAAGGGGTGCTGAAAGCCTTTGACGGCAGGACAGGGGCGCTCCGCTGGGAGGACCGCAGAGAGAAGTGGGTCAAGGCCTCGCTGGTGGCTGACGGTGAAGGCACCCTCTACGTGGGCTGCAAGGACAGCGAGAAGGTGATCCTCTATGACGGCGCCACCGGCAGGGTGAAAGAGGAGATCAAGGTGGGAGAGCAGGTTGACGCCCTCGCTTACGATGATGAGAGAAAAGTGCTTTACTGCGGCACTTCCGACGGCTCTGTCATTGCCTTCTCAAGGCCCGGAGCAGGAGAGCCCGCAGAGAATGTCACCGCGGAAGCACCGGGGAATGGCAGGCCGGAACTGCAGGACGAGGAGGATTTTATCGTCATAGACAGCCTCAGGCTCCCCAAGAAAAAGCAGGGCCTGTGA